Within the Paracoccus everestensis genome, the region TGGATTTGGAGGAAATGCATGGCTTGGACGAAACCCACCCTGAAGGAAATTGCCTGCGGCATGGAAATCAACATGTACGCACCGGCAGAGGACGAACCGGTCCTGTTCTGAGGCATCCGCTTCAGGCATCATGAACGGCCCCGTCCGATACCCTCGGGCGGGGTCTTTTCGTCAGGGACATCATGAAGATCATTCTGCTGGGGGCCGGGGCCGGCGGCGGGCTGCCGCAATGGAACTGCGGCTGCGACAACTGCAATGCCGCGCGGGCCGGACGGATTCCGGCGATGACGCAAAGCTCGGTCGCGGTCAGCGCGGACGGGCGCAACTGGGCAATCCTGAACGCATCGCCCGACATCCGGGTCCAGCTTGCGGCCACGCCCGCGCTGCATCCGACGGGGCTGCGGGATATGCCGCTGCATTCGGTTCTGGTGACAAACGGCGATATCGACCATGTGGCGGGGCTGCTGACGCTGCGCGAATCCCAGGCCTTCGTGCTGTATGCGACGCCCGCGATCCATG harbors:
- the pqqA gene encoding pyrroloquinoline quinone precursor peptide PqqA → MAWTKPTLKEIACGMEINMYAPAEDEPVLF